The Myroides fluvii region TGACGGTTGACGGTTGACAGTTGACAGTTGATCGTTGATTATTGATGGTTGATCGTTGATTGTTGATGGTTGATTGTTGACGGTTGATGGTTGATTATTGATGATTGATGGTTGATTGTTGATGGTTGATTATTGATTGTTGATGGTTGATTGTTGATTATTGATGGTTGATTATTGATGGTTGATTATTGATGGTTGATTATTGATGGTTGATGGTTGGCATAAAAATGATCAGATATAAGAAAAGCTAATCCTTTGCTGGATTGGCTTTTTATTTTTGTGAGGTTTGTCTTTTGCAGAAAATTTACAACTTCACAAAGAGCGAAAGAACAAAGAACTGTGGGTTGCTTTTTTGTTTCTTCGCCTTTTTGTTAATTCTTCCGATTGGAGAACAATTTGGCTATTCAGAAAGTCCCACCTCTCTCCTCTCTCTTCTTTCCTCTTTCCAATTTTCACTTTTCTCCATTAAAATACTCAATCTTACTCAAGAACATCGCAGCCATACGATCTGCGCGCCATTTGGCCTCTTCTGCTATTTTACCTTCAAATAACTCATCCACTGTGCGATTAAAAATCTGTTTCCAGCGATCGAAATGCTCTTGATTGACGGGTAATTTAGCATGTGGTGGAAAAGGTCTTCCTGAATACGTGTGTTCTTCTAACAAAACGGTTTGCCAAAATGCGTACATCTTCTCGAGGTGATACTCCCATTTACCTGCTAAGCGCTCATTAAATAGGGGCCCGATTAAATCATCTTGTTGAACCCT contains the following coding sequences:
- a CDS encoding group III truncated hemoglobin; its protein translation is MSKDIEHLKDIQLLVNTFYGRVQQDDLIGPLFNERLAGKWEYHLEKMYAFWQTVLLEEHTYSGRPFPPHAKLPVNQEHFDRWKQIFNRTVDELFEGKIAEEAKWRADRMAAMFLSKIEYFNGEK